A stretch of the Balneola vulgaris DSM 17893 genome encodes the following:
- a CDS encoding peptidoglycan D,D-transpeptidase FtsI family protein, with the protein MQDSNPILGRMFLVFGLMMLIPCVLAFQLVRINYLEGEELRQLWSQQAIDSIPIPAQRGNVYDRNGTLLATNMANYTIALDPKVKDSKGNYAVTQAHIDELAQTLAKETNTPASHYKNRIASASPRSRYIVLGKDLSPIVKNAVQSLGIKGVIIEESFKRKYTFGSLAAHVLGFVNHNMTGRTGLEAYYDEELKGKDGVQQVRRDPRNRISAYVGAPKKLPENGHSIYTTIDSYIQAILEDELKKGVDKTLADYGTGIIMDPKTGAIKAMANYPTYDPNNPGASEDENRRNFAISDMIEPGSTFKLVTAIAAVEQNVISFDEVFETPDDGVVEIHGLKLRDHDPLGDMTFQEVIQKSSNIATAEIAMRLQPKVFYQYARNLGFGSETNIDITGEVAGVLNKPYEWSLVSLPWMSHGYELLATPIQVAQAYSAFANEGSLMRPYLVERIESQHGETIFKAEPEQIRRVADRETIQKLMPVFESVVTDSGTGEYAQIEGLRIAGKTGTAKKVYQGRYSNKYLASFVGFFPAEDPKYVCLIFLNEPKTSGYGGFTAGPIFRETAKRIAALDGDIQKSMKPEDELPNIPKAPLLVGNTKTASQVILDELNIPYSIKGDDGYVIAQNIDAGTPLEGDQEIILTLSETKMVADSSNLDKGLIEIPDLRGMSMRSASTLLADLGLETKIIRSGTIYSQFPLAGQFMRKGSSVTLRGKAKTLELITQKEE; encoded by the coding sequence ATGCAAGATAGTAACCCCATATTAGGTCGTATGTTCTTGGTGTTTGGGCTGATGATGCTCATACCCTGTGTTCTTGCGTTCCAATTAGTTCGGATTAATTATCTGGAAGGGGAAGAACTGCGCCAACTATGGAGCCAGCAGGCTATCGATTCTATTCCAATCCCTGCCCAACGTGGCAATGTTTACGATCGCAATGGAACTTTACTTGCCACTAATATGGCGAATTATACCATTGCACTCGATCCTAAAGTGAAAGACAGCAAAGGAAATTACGCCGTTACTCAAGCTCATATTGATGAGTTGGCTCAGACCTTAGCTAAAGAAACCAATACTCCTGCTTCCCATTACAAAAACCGTATAGCATCAGCATCGCCTCGATCTCGATATATCGTTTTAGGGAAAGACTTATCCCCTATTGTAAAGAATGCGGTTCAATCATTAGGTATCAAAGGTGTAATTATTGAAGAGAGCTTTAAACGAAAGTATACCTTTGGTTCTTTAGCGGCTCATGTACTTGGCTTTGTGAACCACAACATGACTGGACGAACAGGTCTTGAAGCCTACTATGATGAAGAATTGAAAGGCAAAGATGGTGTTCAGCAAGTTCGCAGAGACCCTCGCAATAGAATCTCAGCATATGTTGGTGCCCCTAAAAAACTCCCTGAGAACGGACATTCAATCTACACTACTATCGATTCTTACATTCAGGCCATCCTGGAAGATGAACTCAAAAAAGGGGTCGACAAGACTTTAGCTGATTATGGTACTGGGATTATCATGGATCCTAAAACGGGTGCAATTAAAGCCATGGCGAACTACCCGACCTATGACCCAAACAACCCCGGAGCTAGTGAAGACGAAAATCGTCGAAATTTTGCGATCTCGGATATGATTGAACCCGGATCTACCTTTAAGCTTGTTACTGCTATAGCTGCAGTGGAACAGAATGTTATCTCTTTTGATGAAGTATTCGAAACACCTGATGATGGCGTAGTTGAGATTCATGGGCTCAAATTGAGAGATCACGATCCACTCGGGGATATGACCTTCCAAGAAGTGATTCAAAAATCCTCCAATATTGCTACGGCTGAAATCGCAATGCGACTTCAGCCTAAAGTATTTTATCAGTATGCGCGTAATCTTGGATTCGGCTCAGAAACCAATATTGATATCACAGGTGAAGTAGCCGGCGTATTAAACAAACCCTACGAATGGAGTTTAGTAAGTCTTCCATGGATGTCGCATGGTTATGAGCTATTAGCCACTCCTATTCAAGTGGCTCAAGCTTATTCAGCCTTTGCAAACGAGGGCAGTTTGATGAGACCTTATCTTGTAGAGCGTATTGAGAGCCAACATGGCGAAACGATTTTTAAAGCTGAACCAGAGCAAATCCGAAGAGTTGCCGATCGTGAGACTATTCAAAAGTTAATGCCTGTTTTCGAAAGCGTTGTAACCGACTCTGGTACGGGTGAATACGCTCAGATTGAAGGACTTCGAATTGCTGGTAAAACAGGAACTGCAAAGAAAGTTTATCAAGGTCGTTACTCTAATAAATACTTAGCATCTTTTGTTGGCTTCTTCCCAGCTGAAGATCCAAAATATGTGTGCCTTATCTTCTTAAACGAGCCAAAAACGAGTGGTTATGGCGGTTTTACAGCGGGACCTATTTTCCGTGAAACAGCTAAACGTATTGCTGCTTTAGACGGTGACATCCAAAAATCTATGAAGCCAGAGGACGAGCTTCCAAACATCCCTAAAGCTCCATTATTAGTTGGAAATACAAAAACAGCCAGCCAAGTAATTTTAGATGAATTGAACATTCCATACTCCATTAAAGGAGACGATGGGTATGTAATTGCACAAAACATTGATGCAGGAACACCATTAGAAGGTGACCAAGAAATTATTCTCACATTATCGGAAACCAAAATGGTTGCTGATAGTTCGAATTTAGACAAAGGGTTAATAGAAATACCAGATTTACGCGGTATGAGCATGAGAAGCGCAAGTACCCTTCTCGCTGATCTAGGTTTAGAGACTAAAATTATCCGTTCAGGTACCATTTATTCGCAATTCCCACTAGCTGGGCAATTCATGCGCAAAGGTAGCTCTGTTACTCTTCGAGGAAAAGCAAAGACATTAGAACTAATCACCCAGAAGGAAGAATAG
- the rsmH gene encoding 16S rRNA (cytosine(1402)-N(4))-methyltransferase RsmH: MSEYIEHIPVMLNECMDALITDKDAIYIDATLGGGGHSKEILARLSDEGTLYSIDQDDEAIAAASKRIGQDPRFKIIKGNFGYLTTILPPHVHGQVAGILLDLGVSTHQIKEAERGFSFQEDGPLDMRMGNLSGISAYQVVNEYEYERLRDVIFHYGEERGSRQIAKAIIENRPIETTGELAAIIKEIVPPKFAVKSLARVFQGIRIEVNRELDVLKDVLSQSLEVLKPGGRIVVMSYHSLEDRIVKKFFKAGNFEGEQEKDFYGNVISPIKPVNRQVITPSPDEVAKNSAARSAKLRIAEKVEGEQS, translated from the coding sequence ATGTCAGAGTATATCGAACACATCCCGGTTATGTTGAATGAGTGCATGGATGCACTAATCACAGACAAAGACGCTATATATATAGACGCCACCTTAGGTGGTGGAGGGCATTCCAAAGAAATTTTAGCCCGTCTTAGTGATGAAGGCACGCTTTATTCTATCGATCAAGATGATGAAGCTATTGCCGCTGCTTCTAAACGCATTGGCCAAGATCCTCGGTTTAAGATTATAAAAGGCAATTTCGGTTACCTGACTACCATTCTACCTCCCCATGTACATGGTCAGGTAGCCGGAATCCTATTAGATCTTGGAGTTTCAACGCATCAAATTAAAGAAGCTGAACGTGGATTCAGTTTTCAAGAAGATGGTCCACTTGATATGCGAATGGGTAACCTATCGGGAATATCAGCTTACCAAGTGGTTAATGAATATGAGTACGAACGCCTACGAGATGTAATCTTCCATTATGGAGAAGAACGTGGCAGCCGTCAAATTGCGAAAGCGATTATTGAAAACCGACCTATTGAAACAACGGGTGAGCTTGCTGCGATCATCAAAGAGATTGTACCTCCAAAGTTTGCTGTAAAGTCGTTAGCGCGAGTATTCCAAGGCATTCGCATTGAGGTAAACAGAGAGCTTGATGTACTTAAAGATGTACTCAGTCAATCGCTAGAAGTACTGAAGCCTGGTGGGCGTATCGTTGTGATGTCGTACCACTCGCTTGAAGACCGCATTGTTAAGAAGTTTTTTAAAGCCGGTAACTTTGAGGGCGAACAAGAGAAAGATTTTTACGGAAACGTTATTTCCCCGATTAAGCCTGTAAACAGACAGGTTATAACCCCATCGCCTGATGAGGTTGCTAAAAACTCGGCAGCTCGTAGCGCTAAACTACGCATCGCCGAAAAAGTTGAAGGAGAACAGTCATGA